In a genomic window of Paraburkholderia phenazinium:
- the phnT gene encoding 2-aminoethylphosphonate ABC transport system ATP-binding subunit PhnT: MNTATLAPGALGASPEALAAAQPGTPGGVQIEHLTVRFGTRTVLDDLSLNIERGELLTVLGRSGCGKTTLLRFIAGFIEADGLAGTLTVAGHDLTHVPPHKRNLGLLFQSYALFPHLSVFDNVAFGLRARRESSKDIARRVAEALKLVQLGDAGHVMPAQLSGGMQQRVALARALVIEPDVLLLDEPLSALDANLRASVRSELKALHERLPNLTIVCVTHDQDDALVLSDRTLLMREGHIAQLGTPQQLYDQPNDGFVARYLGAANLLPPHVAFSMGDSRYNERERVACLRPEALRIVPLGEGHLHGLITSVEWYGAVLSVSVVLDAMPNEPVLVTMQRGHGMSPEKGARISLRYEADDVVLINP, from the coding sequence GTGAATACCGCCACTCTTGCCCCTGGCGCGCTCGGCGCCTCACCGGAGGCGCTCGCTGCGGCGCAACCGGGCACGCCCGGCGGCGTGCAGATCGAGCATCTGACCGTGCGCTTCGGCACGCGCACGGTGCTCGACGACCTGTCGCTGAACATCGAGCGCGGCGAATTGCTGACGGTGCTCGGCCGCAGCGGTTGTGGCAAGACGACGCTGTTGCGTTTCATCGCCGGATTCATCGAGGCGGACGGACTGGCCGGCACCTTGACGGTGGCCGGTCACGACCTCACACACGTGCCGCCGCACAAGCGCAATCTCGGTCTGCTGTTCCAGAGCTACGCGCTGTTTCCGCATCTCTCAGTGTTCGATAACGTGGCATTCGGCTTACGCGCGCGTCGCGAGTCGTCCAAGGATATTGCCCGGCGCGTCGCGGAAGCGCTCAAGCTCGTGCAACTGGGCGATGCCGGTCATGTGATGCCGGCGCAACTTTCGGGTGGCATGCAGCAGCGCGTGGCGCTCGCTCGTGCGCTCGTGATCGAGCCGGATGTGCTGCTGCTCGACGAACCCCTTTCCGCACTCGATGCCAATCTGCGCGCCTCGGTGCGCTCCGAACTGAAGGCGCTGCATGAGCGCCTGCCGAATCTGACCATCGTCTGCGTGACGCACGATCAGGACGACGCGCTGGTGCTGTCCGACCGCACGCTGCTGATGCGCGAAGGCCATATCGCGCAACTCGGCACGCCGCAGCAACTGTACGACCAGCCGAACGACGGCTTCGTCGCGCGTTATCTCGGCGCGGCCAATCTGCTGCCGCCGCACGTTGCGTTTTCGATGGGCGATTCGCGCTACAACGAGCGCGAGCGGGTGGCCTGCCTGCGTCCCGAGGCGCTGCGGATCGTTCCGCTCGGCGAAGGACATCTGCACGGCTTGATCACTTCGGTCGAATGGTACGGCGCGGTGCTGTCGGTATCCGTCGTCCTCGACGCAATGCCTAACGAACCCGTGCTCGTCACCATGCAGCGCGGCCACGGCATGTCGCCCGAAAAGGGCGCGCGTATCTCCCTGCGTTACGAGGCAGACGATGTCGTCCTTATCAACCCCTGA
- the phnS gene encoding 2-aminoethylphosphonate ABC transporter substrate-binding protein — translation MKKTNHLRATANIVRKTLPALVVAAAFGGTALPAQAADAVVLYTADGLENLYKDVLPGFEKQEGVKVNIVTAGSGEVVNRATIEKDQPKADVLVTLPPFIQQADQSGLLQAYQSANYKNVPAIAKASNGTWATFVNNYFSFAINPDVVKTQPKTFADLLHPDYTGKIAYSNPATAGDGMAVIILTTSLMGEDKAFDYLKKLEQSAKFHTKGTGYLDVLLSRNEISLANGDLQMDLDDAANGGLSLKPIFLAAAPGGKPTTFQLPYAIGLIKNGPNQAEGKKLIDYLMSKEVQAKVPDIFGIPGRTDVPLAGKNGEAVKQAIAGVKLIPVDWTQVMAKKADWTARWKNDVIGDSGKQVEVVKPAQ, via the coding sequence ATGAAAAAGACGAATCACCTTCGCGCGACTGCCAACATCGTCCGCAAAACTTTGCCGGCACTCGTGGTGGCTGCTGCATTTGGAGGCACGGCGCTGCCGGCCCAGGCCGCCGACGCGGTGGTGCTGTACACGGCCGACGGCCTCGAAAATCTCTACAAGGATGTGCTGCCGGGTTTTGAAAAGCAGGAAGGCGTCAAGGTCAACATCGTGACGGCAGGCAGCGGTGAAGTGGTGAACCGCGCGACGATCGAAAAGGACCAGCCGAAGGCCGACGTTCTCGTCACGCTGCCGCCGTTCATCCAGCAAGCCGATCAGTCCGGCCTGCTGCAGGCTTACCAGAGCGCCAACTACAAGAACGTGCCGGCGATCGCCAAGGCGTCGAACGGGACGTGGGCGACGTTCGTGAACAACTACTTCTCGTTCGCGATCAACCCGGACGTCGTGAAGACCCAGCCGAAGACGTTTGCCGATCTGCTGCATCCGGATTACACCGGCAAGATTGCTTACTCGAACCCGGCGACCGCCGGCGACGGCATGGCCGTGATCATCCTCACGACCTCGCTGATGGGTGAAGACAAGGCGTTCGACTATCTGAAGAAGCTGGAGCAAAGCGCCAAGTTCCACACCAAGGGCACGGGCTACCTCGACGTGCTGCTTTCGCGCAACGAAATCTCGCTCGCCAACGGCGACCTGCAGATGGACCTGGACGACGCAGCCAATGGCGGCCTGTCGCTCAAGCCTATCTTCCTCGCCGCAGCGCCCGGCGGCAAGCCGACGACCTTCCAGTTGCCGTACGCGATCGGCCTGATCAAGAACGGCCCGAACCAGGCTGAAGGCAAGAAGCTGATCGACTACCTGATGTCGAAGGAAGTGCAGGCCAAGGTGCCGGACATCTTCGGTATCCCGGGCCGCACCGACGTGCCGCTCGCCGGCAAGAACGGTGAAGCGGTGAAGCAGGCCATCGCCGGCGTGAAGCTGATTCCGGTGGACTGGACCCAGGTGATGGCGAAGAAGGCCGACTGGACCGCGCGTTGGAAGAACGACGTGATCGGTGACTCCGGCAAGCAGGTCGAAGTCGTCAAGCCGGCGCAGTAA
- a CDS encoding 2-aminoethylphosphonate--pyruvate transaminase: MTGNDPILLTPGPLTTSPATRQAMLRDWGSWDAAFNRMTQTVCADLVEIVHGENDYVCVPLQGSGTFAVEAAIGTLVPRQGCVLVPNNGAYCARLIRILQRLGIAYVELPLREDEPVSAAAIEDAFNRDSRITHVAQVHLETSAGLLNPLDDIAALCQRHGKSLIVDAMSSFGALPIDLRKGGIDALVSASGKCLEGVPGMGFVIVRRSVLDAAAGRSPSLALDLQDQYAYMQKTTQWRFTPPTHVLAALRCALDQFIAQGGQPARGARYMRNCAALIEGMTALGFEPFLKPAVQAPVIVTFHAPRDPAWNFADFYTAVREAGYVLYPGKLTQVETFRVGCIGAIDANELHNAVAAIGRTLACLGLSVK, translated from the coding sequence ATTACTGGAAACGACCCGATCCTGCTCACCCCGGGGCCGCTGACAACCTCGCCCGCCACGCGCCAGGCCATGCTGCGCGACTGGGGTTCGTGGGATGCCGCCTTCAACCGGATGACCCAGACTGTGTGCGCCGACCTCGTCGAGATCGTACACGGCGAAAACGACTACGTTTGTGTGCCGTTGCAGGGCAGCGGCACCTTTGCCGTCGAAGCGGCCATCGGCACGCTGGTGCCGCGCCAGGGCTGCGTGCTGGTGCCCAACAACGGCGCGTACTGCGCGCGCCTGATCCGCATCCTGCAGCGGCTCGGCATTGCGTATGTGGAACTGCCGCTGCGCGAGGACGAGCCGGTCAGCGCAGCGGCGATCGAGGACGCCTTCAACCGCGACTCGCGCATTACCCATGTGGCTCAGGTGCACCTGGAGACGAGCGCCGGCCTGCTCAATCCGCTCGACGATATCGCCGCACTGTGTCAGCGGCACGGCAAGAGCCTGATTGTGGACGCCATGAGTTCGTTCGGCGCCCTGCCCATCGATCTGCGCAAGGGCGGCATCGACGCGCTGGTGTCGGCCAGCGGCAAATGTCTGGAGGGTGTGCCGGGCATGGGGTTCGTGATTGTGCGCCGCAGCGTGCTGGACGCCGCCGCGGGCCGTTCGCCTTCGCTCGCGCTCGACCTGCAGGATCAATACGCGTACATGCAGAAGACCACGCAATGGCGCTTCACGCCGCCCACGCACGTGCTTGCCGCGCTGCGCTGCGCACTCGACCAGTTCATCGCGCAAGGCGGCCAGCCCGCCCGCGGCGCGCGCTACATGCGCAACTGCGCGGCCTTGATCGAGGGCATGACGGCGCTCGGCTTCGAGCCGTTCCTGAAACCGGCGGTGCAGGCGCCGGTGATCGTGACCTTCCATGCACCGCGCGATCCGGCGTGGAATTTTGCGGATTTCTACACCGCTGTGCGCGAGGCCGGTTATGTGCTGTATCCGGGCAAGCTGACCCAGGTGGAGACGTTCCGGGTGGGCTGTATCGGTGCGATCGACGCTAACGAACTGCACAACGCAGTCGCCGCGATCGGCCGCACACTGGCCTGTCTCGGGCTGAGCGTCAAATGA
- a CDS encoding DeoR/GlpR family DNA-binding transcription regulator, translating into MLAEQRHQYILAQVTRNGALSVAELVRELNVSRETIRRDLNTLASRGLIVTTHGGALSGDRREPDLDVREAANASAKRAIGERAAELVPDGASLIIDSGSTTQAVARALTGRHRLTVYTNDWRIALLLGRRNENRVTLLGGELSENEDATFGLDTVQQLTQYHADFAFVGAGGITPDAWLTDYTRMVAEVRSRMISAANLVVVVADNSKFGRVTPVRINGFESARYLVTELAPDRTLAKAIAARGPELLIA; encoded by the coding sequence ATGCTTGCTGAACAACGTCATCAATACATTCTCGCGCAAGTCACTCGGAACGGCGCGCTGTCGGTAGCCGAGCTGGTACGCGAACTGAACGTCTCGCGCGAAACCATCCGGCGCGATCTGAATACCCTGGCCAGTCGCGGCCTGATCGTGACGACGCACGGCGGCGCATTGTCGGGCGATCGCCGCGAGCCCGATCTGGATGTCCGCGAGGCGGCCAACGCCAGCGCCAAGCGGGCTATCGGCGAACGCGCGGCCGAACTGGTACCGGACGGCGCCTCGCTCATCATCGACTCGGGCAGCACCACGCAGGCCGTGGCGCGCGCACTGACCGGGCGGCACCGGCTCACGGTGTATACCAATGACTGGCGCATCGCCTTGCTGCTCGGCCGGCGTAACGAGAATCGCGTGACGTTGCTGGGCGGCGAGCTCTCGGAGAACGAGGACGCCACCTTCGGCCTCGACACGGTGCAGCAATTGACGCAGTACCACGCGGATTTTGCCTTCGTCGGCGCGGGCGGCATTACGCCAGATGCCTGGCTGACCGACTACACGCGCATGGTCGCCGAAGTGCGCAGCCGGATGATCTCGGCTGCGAATCTGGTGGTGGTCGTGGCGGACAATTCAAAGTTCGGGCGGGTCACGCCGGTGCGCATCAACGGCTTCGAAAGCGCGCGCTATCTCGTGACCGAGCTGGCGCCGGACCGCACGCTCGCCAAGGCCATCGCCGCGCGCGGGCCGGAACTGCTGATCGCCTGA
- a CDS encoding ABC1 kinase family protein — translation MPPLFRRLLLLFHALRFGARLFWLAAPREHKLHWMITLVKRVHATEGGRNSLHSMLPALGPLATTFIQTLATRPELATGTLHDAFDAIGRLETPLPPEQVEAALASALGRPLTGLFAQIDRVPARSGFAEQTHLARLAVPVNGHRDIAIKFVRAAQVQQIGDELALLRWVARWLEKFSGSARRLQVRALAQSFTDDVLRRFDLRAEAANLSQTGHHFDGDKRLAVPDVIWELCGTHTLAVQHIETLAATDLPGLLEHRVKLAPLATHLVEVVTEQAFQHGFFHATFDAGHVRVSIEPDTLGRIVLAEFAAMSSLSSHEREFFVHGATALFDQDYARLADLHRDAGHVDASTRTEVLEAELRRRSEAHFAAEPADRTAGALFHHLLHAVQPFEGAVSPRLATAQRSFEQAEMLARALHPGVDTWNVARSVLAGIAQRDVDHRGWIKRIGQELPHLAHMLPRVPQLAVRYLQRQHDAGGARQHAHLMRELGVEYRRTRILLWACAVCGGLLGAGAVLLAR, via the coding sequence ATGCCACCTCTGTTTCGCCGATTACTGCTGCTCTTCCATGCGCTGCGCTTCGGCGCGCGTCTCTTCTGGCTCGCGGCCCCGCGCGAGCACAAGCTGCACTGGATGATCACGCTCGTGAAGCGTGTGCATGCCACCGAAGGCGGCCGCAACAGCCTGCACAGCATGCTGCCCGCGCTGGGACCGCTCGCCACCACCTTTATCCAGACCCTGGCGACGCGCCCGGAACTCGCCACCGGCACCCTGCATGACGCCTTCGATGCGATCGGCCGGCTGGAAACGCCGCTGCCGCCGGAGCAGGTCGAGGCGGCGCTGGCGAGCGCGCTCGGGCGTCCGTTGACAGGGCTCTTCGCGCAGATCGACCGGGTCCCCGCGCGCAGCGGCTTCGCCGAGCAGACTCATCTCGCCCGCCTCGCCGTGCCGGTAAACGGCCACCGCGACATTGCGATCAAATTCGTCCGCGCGGCGCAGGTCCAGCAGATCGGCGACGAACTGGCGTTGCTGCGCTGGGTGGCCCGCTGGCTGGAAAAATTCTCCGGCAGCGCGCGCCGCCTGCAAGTCCGCGCGCTTGCCCAGTCCTTCACCGACGACGTGCTGCGGCGCTTCGACCTGCGCGCCGAAGCGGCCAATCTGAGCCAGACCGGCCATCACTTCGACGGCGACAAACGGCTTGCCGTGCCGGACGTGATCTGGGAGTTGTGCGGCACGCATACGCTCGCGGTGCAGCACATCGAGACGCTGGCCGCCACGGATCTCCCCGGCTTGCTCGAGCATCGCGTCAAGCTCGCGCCGCTGGCTACGCACCTCGTCGAGGTGGTCACCGAGCAGGCCTTCCAGCACGGCTTCTTTCACGCCACGTTCGACGCCGGGCATGTGCGCGTGAGCATCGAACCCGACACGCTCGGCCGTATCGTGCTGGCCGAATTTGCGGCGATGTCGAGCCTCTCCTCGCACGAACGCGAATTCTTCGTGCATGGCGCCACCGCCTTGTTCGACCAGGACTACGCGCGCCTCGCCGACCTGCATCGCGACGCCGGCCACGTCGATGCGTCGACCCGCACCGAAGTGCTGGAGGCCGAGCTGCGCCGGCGCAGCGAAGCGCATTTCGCGGCCGAGCCCGCGGACCGCACGGCCGGCGCGCTGTTTCATCATCTGCTGCACGCGGTGCAGCCGTTCGAAGGCGCCGTTTCGCCACGGCTCGCGACCGCCCAGCGCTCGTTCGAACAGGCGGAGATGCTGGCGCGCGCCCTGCATCCGGGCGTCGATACCTGGAACGTCGCGCGCTCCGTGCTGGCCGGCATCGCGCAGCGCGACGTCGACCATCGCGGCTGGATCAAGCGCATCGGCCAGGAGTTGCCGCATCTCGCGCATATGCTGCCACGCGTGCCGCAACTCGCGGTGCGCTACCTGCAGCGCCAGCATGACGCGGGAGGCGCGCGGCAGCATGCGCATCTGATGCGCGAGCTCGGTGTCGAATATCGGCGCACGCGGATCCTGCTGTGGGCGTGTGCCGTGTGCGGCGGCCTGCTCGGCGCGGGGGCGGTGCTGTTGGCACGGTGA
- a CDS encoding L,D-transpeptidase: MNHKKRLDQPVKNRTFHWTEIHRRIANRAPCVENKIRALSAVLFSCCFSLAFAAGTPKSEAAPPVDITASAVAAPDAAGVVDPHRALLLRAVFARVVTRRLNVPAAAQQEYGERLEAALEQNQLGNLSGEYVVLVDRNANVQALFIYFRPTPSDKWVMIGASPVATGRPGEFDHFITPLGVFEHTPDNMDFRAEGTMNQNGIRGYGKRDMRIFDLGWAQGERGWGKGGMSQMRFQMHATDPDKLEPLLGIRHSKGCVRIPASLNVFFDHYGILDAEYEALVESGKSLWVLHSDRQVTPWAGRYIVVVDSERKKRPAWSPAPGSKAVAKVPAAADTAD, translated from the coding sequence ATGAACCACAAGAAGCGGCTTGACCAGCCTGTGAAAAACAGAACGTTTCATTGGACTGAAATTCATCGGCGTATCGCTAACCGGGCGCCATGCGTTGAAAATAAAATCCGTGCGTTGTCCGCCGTATTATTTTCGTGCTGTTTTAGCCTTGCGTTCGCTGCGGGTACGCCGAAGAGCGAAGCCGCGCCGCCGGTCGATATCACGGCCTCCGCCGTCGCGGCGCCGGACGCCGCGGGGGTGGTCGATCCGCATCGGGCGCTGCTGTTGCGCGCCGTGTTTGCCCGCGTCGTCACCCGCCGTCTGAATGTGCCGGCGGCGGCCCAGCAGGAATACGGCGAACGGCTCGAGGCGGCGCTTGAGCAAAATCAGCTCGGCAATCTGTCGGGCGAATACGTCGTGCTGGTCGATCGGAACGCCAACGTCCAGGCGCTCTTCATCTATTTTCGTCCTACGCCTTCCGACAAGTGGGTGATGATCGGGGCGTCCCCAGTAGCGACGGGAAGGCCGGGCGAGTTCGACCACTTCATCACGCCGCTCGGCGTGTTCGAACATACGCCCGACAACATGGATTTCCGCGCCGAAGGCACGATGAACCAGAACGGCATTCGCGGCTACGGCAAGCGCGACATGCGGATCTTCGATCTCGGCTGGGCGCAGGGCGAACGCGGCTGGGGCAAGGGGGGCATGTCGCAGATGCGCTTTCAGATGCATGCCACGGATCCCGACAAGCTCGAACCGCTGCTCGGCATTCGTCATTCGAAAGGCTGCGTGCGGATTCCCGCGTCGCTCAATGTGTTCTTCGATCACTACGGCATTCTCGATGCCGAGTATGAGGCGCTTGTCGAGTCGGGCAAGTCGCTATGGGTGCTGCATAGCGATCGTCAGGTGACGCCGTGGGCAGGGCGTTACATCGTCGTGGTCGACTCGGAACGCAAGAAGCGTCCGGCATGGTCGCCGGCGCCGGGCAGCAAAGCGGTGGCGAAAGTGCCGGCCGCCGCGGATACGGCCGATTGA
- the nadE gene encoding ammonia-dependent NAD(+) synthetase, producing MTQPDSLERQRRIAAEMHVTEDFVAEREIERRVAFLVQYLRASGLKTYVLGISGGVDSTTAGRLAQIAVERLRAEHYEARFVAVRLPYGVQQDEADAQQALAFIRADENLSIDIKPAADAMLASLSAAGVPFADAAQQDFVHGNIKARQRMIAQYAVAGARGGVVIGTDHAAESVMGFFTKFGDGGADILPLAGLNKRRVRAVARALGAPDALAHKVPTADLEMLRPQRPDEDAYGIPYDDIDDFLEGKEVTAAARETVLRFYESTRHKRALPYTPFDWPEQS from the coding sequence ATGACTCAACCCGATTCGCTCGAACGCCAACGGCGCATCGCCGCGGAAATGCATGTCACCGAGGACTTCGTCGCAGAGCGGGAGATCGAGCGGCGCGTCGCGTTTCTTGTGCAGTACCTGCGCGCGAGCGGTCTGAAGACCTATGTGCTAGGCATTAGCGGCGGCGTCGATTCAACCACGGCGGGGCGTCTCGCGCAGATTGCGGTCGAACGCTTGCGCGCGGAGCACTACGAAGCGCGCTTCGTCGCGGTGCGCCTGCCTTATGGGGTCCAGCAGGACGAAGCGGATGCGCAGCAGGCACTCGCCTTCATTCGCGCCGACGAAAACCTGAGTATCGACATCAAGCCCGCGGCCGACGCCATGCTCGCCTCACTGAGCGCCGCCGGCGTGCCGTTCGCCGACGCCGCGCAGCAGGACTTCGTGCACGGCAATATCAAGGCGCGGCAACGCATGATTGCGCAGTACGCGGTGGCGGGAGCGCGCGGCGGCGTCGTGATCGGCACCGACCATGCGGCCGAATCGGTCATGGGATTTTTCACCAAATTCGGCGATGGCGGCGCGGACATCCTGCCGCTCGCGGGCCTCAATAAACGACGGGTGCGTGCTGTCGCCCGAGCCCTGGGCGCCCCCGACGCACTGGCGCACAAGGTGCCGACCGCGGATCTGGAAATGTTGCGTCCGCAACGTCCCGACGAAGATGCGTATGGCATCCCGTACGACGACATCGACGATTTTCTGGAGGGCAAGGAGGTGACGGCAGCCGCCCGCGAGACCGTGCTGCGCTTCTATGAAAGCACGCGTCACAAGCGTGCACTGCCGTACACGCCATTCGACTGGCCTGAGCAGTCGTGA
- a CDS encoding RNA recognition motif domain-containing protein has translation MNLFVSNIAQSCSEQEVREFLEHELGHYAKSITVHEIGTPKASATVELATDGPYVGEVIARQLQGKHLGGVPLAASGELFDEEDPPPG, from the coding sequence ATGAACCTGTTCGTCAGTAACATCGCCCAATCGTGTTCCGAGCAGGAGGTGCGCGAGTTTCTCGAGCATGAACTGGGGCACTACGCGAAAAGCATAACGGTTCATGAGATCGGGACGCCCAAGGCGTCTGCCACCGTCGAACTGGCAACGGACGGCCCTTATGTCGGCGAAGTCATTGCGCGGCAGTTGCAGGGCAAGCATCTGGGCGGCGTTCCGCTGGCAGCGAGCGGCGAACTGTTCGACGAAGAAGATCCGCCGCCCGGCTGA
- a CDS encoding S10 family peptidase encodes MTNTESGSGSPQSSHNSHAAPAGAAAKAAHPAGDQPFFDPVAYGNGPNDSVTDATENAAITKHTIVIGGRKIPYTATAGHLVTVDPSSSVPNAKMFYVAFTADNQKEDTRPVTFFYNGGPGSSSVFVLLGSFAPRRIKTAMPSFTPPAPYSLEDNPDSLLDKSDLVFINPVGTGYSAAIAPNTNRNFWGVDQDANSIKQFIKRFLTKNNRWNSPKFLYGESYGTARSCVLAYLLHEDGVDLNGITLQSSILDYTQSGNPVGALPTAAADAWYHKKLGIAPTPTDLGAFAEEVAQFSRTDYLAALRKVPATDPATVEKLSEYTGIDKATLLAWSLDIAGYDSRGNSLFLTTLLKSKGLALGEYDGRVTAIETGIAGKINPNSGGNDPTMTAVTGVYTTMWNVYLNEQLLYTSNSSFTDLNDQAFQYWDFSHIDPTGAQKGIDAKGNVILYTAGDLAAVMALNVDLKVLSANGFYDFVTPFYQTVLDLQQMPLVSPQVRQNLSARFYPSGHMIYLDGNSRTALKADVAKMYDAAVANTGAMLRIRDLQARRPS; translated from the coding sequence ATGACGAACACCGAGTCAGGTTCCGGCAGTCCGCAGTCGTCACACAATTCCCATGCTGCTCCCGCCGGGGCGGCCGCGAAGGCGGCGCACCCTGCCGGAGATCAGCCGTTCTTCGATCCCGTCGCTTACGGTAACGGCCCCAACGACTCCGTGACCGACGCGACGGAGAACGCCGCCATCACGAAGCACACGATCGTGATCGGCGGCCGCAAGATTCCCTATACCGCGACGGCCGGCCACCTCGTGACGGTCGATCCAAGCAGTTCCGTCCCCAACGCCAAGATGTTCTACGTGGCGTTCACGGCGGACAACCAGAAGGAAGACACCCGTCCCGTTACGTTTTTCTACAACGGTGGACCGGGTTCGTCCTCGGTCTTCGTGCTGCTCGGCTCGTTTGCGCCGCGCCGTATCAAGACGGCGATGCCGAGCTTCACGCCGCCCGCGCCGTATTCGCTGGAAGACAACCCCGACAGCCTGCTCGACAAGAGCGACCTGGTGTTTATCAATCCGGTCGGCACTGGCTACTCGGCGGCCATTGCGCCGAACACGAACCGCAATTTCTGGGGCGTGGATCAGGACGCGAACTCGATCAAGCAGTTCATCAAGCGCTTTCTGACCAAGAACAACCGCTGGAACTCGCCGAAGTTTCTCTATGGCGAGTCGTACGGCACCGCGCGTAGCTGCGTGCTGGCTTACCTGCTGCACGAGGACGGCGTCGATCTGAACGGCATCACGCTGCAGTCGTCGATTCTCGACTACACGCAGTCGGGCAATCCGGTTGGCGCGTTGCCCACGGCTGCCGCGGACGCCTGGTACCACAAGAAGCTCGGCATCGCGCCCACGCCGACCGATCTCGGCGCGTTTGCCGAAGAAGTCGCCCAGTTCTCGCGCACCGATTACCTTGCCGCGTTGCGCAAAGTGCCGGCCACGGATCCCGCGACGGTCGAAAAGCTGAGCGAATACACCGGTATCGACAAGGCGACGCTGCTCGCGTGGAGTCTCGACATCGCCGGGTACGATAGCCGCGGCAATTCGCTGTTCCTGACCACCTTGCTGAAATCGAAGGGGCTCGCGCTCGGGGAATATGACGGCCGCGTGACCGCCATCGAAACCGGCATCGCGGGCAAGATCAATCCGAACTCGGGCGGCAACGATCCGACCATGACGGCGGTGACGGGCGTCTACACGACCATGTGGAACGTCTATCTGAACGAGCAGTTGCTGTACACGTCGAACTCGTCGTTCACCGATCTGAACGATCAGGCGTTCCAGTACTGGGACTTCAGCCATATCGATCCGACCGGCGCGCAGAAAGGCATCGACGCGAAGGGCAACGTGATTCTCTACACCGCCGGCGACCTCGCGGCGGTCATGGCGCTGAACGTGGACCTGAAGGTGCTGTCGGCGAACGGCTTTTACGACTTTGTCACGCCGTTTTACCAGACCGTGCTCGACCTGCAGCAGATGCCGCTCGTCAGCCCGCAGGTACGCCAGAACCTCTCCGCGCGTTTCTATCCTTCGGGGCACATGATCTATCTCGACGGCAATTCGCGCACGGCGCTCAAAGCGGATGTGGCCAAGATGTATGACGCAGCCGTCGCCAACACCGGCGCTATGTTGCGCATCCGGGATTTGCAGGCCCGCAGGCCGAGCTAG